From Cydia strobilella chromosome 4, ilCydStro3.1, whole genome shotgun sequence, the proteins below share one genomic window:
- the LOC134741063 gene encoding large neutral amino acids transporter small subunit 2 produces MGEQTHAGGEKVVLKRKITLFNGVGIIIGTIIGSGIFISPAGVFNNTGSVAVSLLIWVVCGVLSTLGALCYAELGTSITRSGGDYAYIHAAFGPLPAFLRMWIALLIIRPTTQAIVALTFGHYVVKPFFPECEPPQDAVKLLAAVCLCILTAINCISVRWTMRIQDVFTSSKLFALVVIIISGLYYICIGHTENFENAWEGKYTAGTVALAFYSGLFAFGGWNYLNFVTEELQDPYKNLPRAIWIAMPMVTIIYAMANVAYFAVVSKDEMKFAVAVKFGERLFGAWSWVIPVFVALSTFGGVNGVLFTSARLFATGAQEGHMPAFFSLFHIKRQTPIPSLLFTCLFSLLMLSTSNVLALINYFSQTLWLSVGASVVGMLWLRRTRPDITRPIRVHLAIPYTFLVAIGFLVFVPAIYQPKDTAIGVALLLSGIPVYYLGVKWQSKPECYHSLSGCVLRLFQKVCSCIYVESNEKMSQG; encoded by the exons ATCGGTAGCGGTATCTCTTCTAATATGGGTGGTCTGCGGAGTCCTGTCCACGCTCGGAGCCCTAtgctacgcggagctcggcacCTCCATAACACGGTCCGGCGGGGACTACGCTTACATCCATGCAGCCTTCGGTCCGCTTCCCGCGTTCCTGCGGATGTGGATAGCGCTGCTAATCATCAGGCCCACGACGCAGGCGATCGTGGCTCTGACCTTCGGCCACTACGTCGTTAAGCCCTTCTTTCCGGAGTGCGAGCCGCCGCAAGACGCCGTCAAGTTGCTGGCCGCTGTCTGTCTCT GTATCCTGACGGCCATCAACTGCATCAGCGTGAGGTGGACCATGCGGATCCAGGATGTGTTCACCTCCTCCAAGCTCTTCGCGCTCGTGGTCATCATCATCTCGGGCCTATACTACATCTGCATCG GACACACGGAAAACTTTGAAAACGCATGGGAGGGCAAGTACACAGCTGGGACTGTGGCGCTGGCCTTTTACTCTGGTCTCTTCGCCTTCGGCGGCTGGAACTACCTCAACTTCGTCACCGAAGAGCTACAGGATCCGTACAA GAATCTCCCGCGAGCTATATGGATCGCCATGCCCATGGTCACCATCATCTACGCGATGGCCAACGTCGCCTACTTCGCCGTCGTTAGCAAGGATGAGATGAAGTTTGCCGTGGCAGTG AAATTCGGCGAACGTCTCTTCGGCGCGTGGAGCTGGGTGATTCCCGTGTTCGTGGCGCTGTCGACGTTCGGCGGCGTCAACGGCGTGCTGTTCACGTCGGCCAGGCTGTTCGCGACTGGCGCGCAGGAGGGACACATGCCTGCTTTCTTCTCGCTCTTCCATATAAAGCGCCAGACCCCCATACCGTCGCTCTTATTCACG TGCCTGTTCTCCCTACTGATGCTGTCGACGAGCAACGTACTGGCGCTAATCAACTACTTCTCCCAAACGCTGTGGCTGTCCGTGGGCGCATCCGTGGTGGGCATGCTGTGGCTGCGGCGCACGCGCCCCGACATCACGCGCCCCATCCGCGTGCACCTCGCCATCCCTTACACCTTCCTCGTCGCTATCGGGTTCCTGGTCTTCGTGCCGGCCATATACCAACCCAAGGACACGGCCATAGGAGTCGCTTTACTCCTCAGCGGAATACCTGTTTATTACCTCGGTGTCAAATGGCAGTCGAAACCGGAATGTTACCACTCTCTTTCCGGATGCGTTTTAAGGCTTTTCCAAAAAGTATGTTCCTGTATTTACGTAGAGTCGAATGAGAAAATGTCACAAGGTTGA
- the LOC134741065 gene encoding NADH-ubiquinone oxidoreductase 49 kDa subunit-like, whose amino-acid sequence MKVLRSVNFLKKIRNIRFFTFSAPVHGHRWFPDAEYVQQFSGPAIYSTPEMEKYYKPVYHGRLPPVERKLKNMWINFGPQHPAAHGVLRLILELDGETVVRADPHIGFLHRATEKLMENKHYNQSLPFMDRLDYVSSLANEQTFALAVETLANIEAPPRAKAIRVLCTELTRVANHLLNVAGTVLDAGGITPFFWTCEEREKLYEMFERLCGARVHCAYIKVGGVSQDLPIGYLDDVYELCSKMGERLDEMEDLVTGNRLYYARTAGIGAYSAHEAINLGFSGPMLRCTGVKWDLRINHPYDGYDQYDFDVPVGTYGDSYDRHLCRLEESRQSLRIINQVIDTMPEGEYKTDDSKYCLPSRVEMKTSMESLIHHFKLCTEGYPVPPGYTYTATECPKGELGLYMVADGTSRPYRVGMRPSSYTHLAGIAVFGKGLMLADISIIVASIDVVFGDVDR is encoded by the coding sequence ATGAAAGTTCTTAGATCTGTAAATTTTCTCAAAAAGATTCGAAATATACGCTTCTTTACATTTAGTGCACCAGTTCACGGGCACAGATGGTTTCCTGACGCGGAGTATGTGCAGCAGTTCAGTGGCCCAGCTATATACAGCACACCTGAGATGGAGAAATATTACAAACCGGTCTATCACGGGAGACTTCCACCTGTAGAACggaaattgaaaaatatgtgGATCAACTTTGGGCCACAACATCCAGCCGCACACGGTGTGCTGCGACTGATCCTCGAACTGGATGGTGAAACAGTGGTAAGAGCTGATCCCCATATCGGATTCTTACACCGAGCCACGGAAAAACTCATggaaaataaacattataatcaAAGCCTGCCGTTCATGGATCGCTTAGACTACGTGTCGTCTCTTGCGAATGAACAGACCTTTGCTTTAGCCGTTGAAACCTTAGCCAACATCGAGGCACCCCCCAGGGCGAAAGCGATTCGAGTACTCTGTACTGAACTTACTCGGGTAGCCAATCATTTACTGAATGTAGCCGGCACTGTTTTAGATGCAGGTGGTATCACACCTTTTTTTTGGACGTGCGAAGAGAGAGAAAAACTATACGAGATGTTCGAAAGGCTATGTGGAGCCAGGGTTCACTGCGCTTACATAAAAGTCGGCGGCGTGTCGCAAGATCTTCCGATCGGGTACCTAGATGACGTCTATGAGTTATGTAGTAAAATGGGAGAACGTTTAGATGAAATGGAGGACCTGGTAACGGGCAATCGCTTATATTATGCTAGAACGGCAGGCATTGGCGCTTATAGTGCTCACGAAGCGATCAATTTAGGTTTCAGTGGACCAATGTTACGCTGCACTGGTGTAAAATGGGACTTAAGAATCAATCATCCATATGACGGTTATGATCAATACGATTTTGATGTTCCCGTAGGAACGTATGGCGATTCTTACGATCGGCATCTTTGTCGCTTGGAAGAGAGTCGTCAGTCTTTAAGAATTATAAATCAAGTCATCGATACTATGCCCGAGGGCGAATATAAAACGGACGATTCGAAATACTGTCTACCAAGTAGAGTAGAGATGAAAACTTCTATGGAGTCTCTGATTCATCATTTTAAGTTGTGCACGGAGGGATATCCAGTTCCGCCGGGCTACACTTACACGGCGACCGAGTGTCCGAAAGGCGAGCTCGGGCTGTACATGGTCGCGGACGGCACGTCGCGGCCCTACCGCGTGGGCATGCGCCCCAGCTCGTACACCCACCTCGCGGGCATCGCAGTCTTCGGCAAGGGACTAATGTTAGCCGATATATCTATAATTGTCGCTAGCATAGATGTGGTTTTTGGTGACGTTGACCGTTAG